From one Pseudomonas fluorescens genomic stretch:
- a CDS encoding MATE family efflux transporter produces the protein MSRLLTDWRDRPTHIKVWALAAPMILSNISVPLVALVDSAVIGHLPHAHQLGAVAVGASLYTFLAWVMGFLRMGSTGFAAQAAGRGDGAALRQVLLQGLLLAMLLALLLGLLALPFSHLALQLMQPTAALEQSTHDFFQTRLLGLPAALASFALVGWFLGTQNAKAPLAILLTTNLLNIALNLWFVLGLDWGVIGSARASVIAEWSAALLGLALTRPALRTYPGQIAWALLARWQSWRPLLSVNRDIFIRSLALQAVFFLITVQGARLGEATVAANALLLNGLLLSAYALDGLAHAVEALCGHAIGAGDRQALRRSLTVACGWSLLASSGFAVLFLLGGHLFINMQTDIANVRETAYQYLPYLALLPLIAVWSYLLDGLFIGATRAREMRNGMLLSVLMALPVAYVARDLGNHGLWLGFLLFMALRGVTLGVIGWRLQRRDGWFVRR, from the coding sequence ATGTCCCGTTTGCTGACCGACTGGCGCGACCGCCCGACCCATATCAAGGTCTGGGCGCTGGCCGCGCCGATGATACTTTCCAATATTTCCGTACCGCTGGTGGCTCTGGTCGACAGCGCCGTGATCGGCCACCTGCCCCATGCTCATCAGCTTGGCGCAGTGGCGGTGGGCGCCAGCCTGTATACCTTCCTGGCCTGGGTCATGGGCTTTCTGCGCATGGGCTCGACCGGTTTCGCCGCCCAGGCTGCGGGCCGTGGCGACGGCGCGGCATTACGCCAGGTGCTGCTGCAAGGCTTGCTGCTGGCGATGCTGCTTGCCCTGCTACTTGGCTTGTTGGCGCTACCGTTCAGCCACCTGGCCCTGCAGTTGATGCAACCCACGGCGGCGCTGGAGCAATCGACCCACGACTTCTTCCAGACCCGCCTGCTCGGGCTGCCGGCGGCGCTGGCCAGCTTCGCCCTGGTCGGCTGGTTCCTCGGTACCCAGAACGCCAAGGCGCCGCTGGCGATCCTGCTGACCACCAACCTGCTCAACATCGCCCTCAACCTGTGGTTCGTACTCGGCCTGGACTGGGGCGTGATCGGCTCGGCCCGCGCCTCGGTGATTGCCGAATGGAGCGCCGCTCTGCTCGGCCTGGCCCTGACCCGCCCGGCCCTGCGCACCTACCCCGGGCAGATCGCCTGGGCGCTGCTGGCGCGCTGGCAGAGCTGGCGGCCGCTGCTCAGCGTCAACCGCGACATCTTCATCCGCAGCCTGGCGCTGCAGGCGGTGTTCTTCCTGATTACCGTGCAAGGCGCGCGGTTGGGTGAAGCGACGGTAGCGGCCAACGCCCTGTTGCTCAATGGCCTGCTGCTCAGCGCCTATGCCCTCGATGGCCTGGCCCATGCGGTCGAGGCGCTGTGCGGGCATGCCATCGGCGCCGGTGATCGCCAGGCGCTGCGGCGTTCGTTGACCGTCGCCTGCGGCTGGTCGCTGCTGGCCAGCAGCGGCTTTGCCGTGCTGTTCCTGCTGGGTGGGCATCTGTTCATCAATATGCAGACCGACATCGCCAACGTGCGCGAAACCGCCTACCAGTACTTGCCGTACCTGGCCTTGCTGCCATTGATTGCGGTGTGGAGTTATCTGCTCGATGGCTTGTTCATCGGCGCCACACGGGCGCGGGAGATGCGCAACGGCATGCTGCTCAGCGTACTGATGGCCTTGCCTGTTGCTTATGTTGCTCGAGACCTGGGCAACCATGGCTTGTGGCTGGGGTTTCTGCTGTTCATGGCTTTGCGCGGGGTAACGCTGGGGGTGATCGGCTGGCGGTTGCAGCGGCGGGATGGGTGGTTTGTGCGTCGGTAG